One window of the Terriglobales bacterium genome contains the following:
- a CDS encoding GlsB/YeaQ/YmgE family stress response membrane protein, with translation MHYVWVAVIGLVVGALAKLIMPGKDPGGIIVTMLLGIAGSFIATFLGRAVGWYQAGQAAGFIMSLVGAIVLLVIYRFFKKSSA, from the coding sequence ATGCATTACGTGTGGGTGGCTGTCATCGGCCTGGTTGTTGGGGCTCTCGCTAAGCTCATCATGCCTGGCAAGGATCCGGGTGGAATCATCGTCACCATGCTTTTGGGGATTGCCGGATCGTTCATAGCGACGTTTCTCGGGCGTGCGGTTGGTTGGTACCAAGCCGGGCAGGCGGCTGGTTTCATCATGTCGCTGGTTGGTGCAATCGTGTTGCTGGTGATTTATCGATTCTTCAAGAAATCTTCGGCATAG
- a CDS encoding YidB family protein, with amino-acid sequence MGLLDEVLNKAAGVAPAPDNPQNSLASAMLSMLCSQSGGISGLAHRFTANGLGDMIHSWISTGQNLPISPEQVQNVLGSDQVQAIADKAGISPEAAQSGLAQVLPQIVDRLTPNGEVPQGDLMSKGMELLKGKLFS; translated from the coding sequence ATGGGCCTATTGGATGAGGTTCTGAACAAAGCCGCCGGAGTCGCCCCCGCACCAGACAACCCACAAAACTCTCTCGCCTCCGCGATGCTTTCGATGCTCTGCAGCCAGAGCGGAGGCATTTCGGGTTTGGCACATCGGTTCACCGCCAACGGTCTGGGCGACATGATTCATTCCTGGATCAGTACCGGACAAAATCTTCCGATTTCACCTGAGCAGGTTCAAAATGTCCTCGGCTCCGATCAAGTTCAAGCGATCGCGGACAAAGCTGGCATTTCGCCCGAAGCAGCCCAGTCCGGACTGGCGCAGGTCCTTCCTCAGATTGTTGATCGCTTGACCCCGAACGGTGAAGTTCCGCAAGGGGATCTGATGTCGAAGGGAATGGAATTGCTGAAAGGAAAACTGTTCTCGTAA
- the aqpZ gene encoding aquaporin Z: MSLSKRSVAEFLGTFWLVFGGCGSAVLAAAFPQLGIGFLGVALAFGLTVLTMAYAIGHISGCHLNPAVSVGLWAGKRFPARELFPYIVAQVFGAVAAAGVLFVIASGKEGFSTAAGFASNGYGAHSPGGYSLLACLVAEVVLTFFFLMVILGSTDKRAPQGLAPIAIGLCLTLIHLVGIPVTNTSVNPARSTGPALFVGGWALAQLWLFWLAPIIGAGIAGVVYDVISEEPAPKAVRAAAR; the protein is encoded by the coding sequence ATGTCGCTTTCGAAACGTTCCGTCGCCGAGTTTCTAGGTACGTTCTGGCTGGTGTTCGGTGGATGCGGCAGCGCGGTTCTGGCTGCCGCTTTCCCGCAGCTGGGAATCGGATTTCTAGGTGTTGCACTTGCTTTTGGTTTAACTGTACTCACGATGGCCTACGCCATAGGACATATTTCCGGATGTCATCTCAATCCTGCTGTTTCCGTCGGGCTTTGGGCGGGAAAACGTTTCCCCGCAAGGGAATTATTTCCTTACATCGTCGCGCAGGTATTCGGAGCAGTGGCCGCCGCCGGGGTCTTGTTCGTAATCGCCTCCGGTAAAGAAGGGTTTTCGACCGCTGCGGGATTTGCCTCGAACGGCTACGGTGCACACTCACCCGGCGGATATTCCTTGCTGGCCTGCTTGGTCGCCGAGGTCGTTCTAACCTTCTTCTTCTTGATGGTGATTCTGGGATCGACTGACAAGCGCGCTCCTCAAGGCCTCGCGCCCATCGCGATCGGCCTGTGCCTGACGCTGATCCACCTCGTCGGTATCCCCGTCACCAATACTTCCGTCAACCCGGCTCGAAGCACCGGTCCGGCACTCTTCGTCGGTGGCTGGGCTCTCGCGCAACTCTGGCTGTTCTGGCTTGCCCCAATCATTGGCGCCGGAATAGCTGGTGTTGTTTACGATGTCATTTCTGAAGAACCTGCGCCGAAAGCCGTTCGAGCTGCGGCACGCTAA
- the mscL gene encoding large conductance mechanosensitive channel protein MscL, producing MFKGFREFIMRGNVIDLAVAVVIGAAFGSVVTSFVTDVLNPLLAAIVGKPDFSAFVANVHGSEVKYGLFLNALISFLLIAAAVYFAMVAPMNAWKARQARGQAPPNPATKTCPACTETIGVAARRCKWCGEAQTA from the coding sequence ATGTTCAAGGGTTTTAGGGAGTTCATCATGCGAGGCAACGTGATTGACCTCGCAGTTGCGGTGGTAATTGGTGCGGCGTTTGGATCGGTCGTTACTTCCTTCGTCACGGACGTACTGAACCCGCTGCTCGCGGCCATCGTGGGCAAGCCCGATTTCTCGGCCTTTGTAGCCAATGTTCACGGGAGCGAGGTCAAGTACGGACTGTTTCTCAATGCTTTGATCTCGTTCTTACTGATCGCAGCCGCGGTCTACTTTGCCATGGTTGCCCCGATGAATGCTTGGAAAGCACGCCAGGCTCGCGGTCAGGCTCCGCCGAATCCGGCGACGAAGACCTGCCCGGCTTGCACGGAAACAATCGGGGTCGCAGCCCGGAGATGCAAGTGGTGCGGCGAAGCGCAGACCGCGTAG
- a CDS encoding helix-turn-helix transcriptional regulator has protein sequence MKKHIRPLRLKGLPVEVRQEIKAARAERGWSQRELGATIGLPQPHISGIESGEVVPRFDTLLDIVRVLDLDLLLVPRTLVPAVQALIRAQKEPESAEKALYAADEAEAPARGDQPRDGL, from the coding sequence ATGAAAAAACATATCAGGCCCCTCCGACTGAAGGGCCTCCCCGTCGAAGTTCGCCAGGAGATCAAGGCGGCGAGAGCCGAGCGCGGCTGGAGCCAGCGGGAGCTTGGCGCGACCATCGGCCTCCCGCAGCCGCACATATCAGGGATCGAGTCAGGCGAAGTTGTGCCTCGCTTCGACACGCTGCTGGACATCGTGCGGGTCCTTGATCTGGACCTTTTGCTCGTGCCTCGAACCCTCGTGCCGGCGGTGCAAGCTCTCATCCGAGCACAGAAGGAACCCGAATCTGCCGAGAAGGCGCTCTATGCAGCTGACGAGGCAGAAGCGCCCGCCAGAGGAGACCAACCGCGCGATGGCCTTTGA
- a CDS encoding HipA domain-containing protein, which produces MQLTRQKRPPEETNRAMAFDPKTLNALAVNLHHRRIGVINRFGGDRHLFSFEQNYIDDENRPTLSLSFKGQAGGLVIPTRAVHARLPVFFSNLLPEEHFRDYLAVRAGVKPHREFFLLAVLGADLPGGLRVEPMELAAQAPPHNAEAARAERMPETALRFSLAGVQLKFSAVMEASGGLTIPAGGTGGSWIVKLPSARFPAVPENEFTMMALARAVGIEVPRTELIDIRDIHGLPADTGSMQGKALAVQRFDRGTKGSQTIHMEDFAQVFGLYPEDKYHHRSYANIAAVLWAETGEAGTYEFFRRLVLSVLIGNADMHLKNWSLLYPDRRTPVLSPAYDFVATLPYLPNDGLALSFGGSRSLSEITTDQVRRFADAARLPASPLWPMVTDIADRAVGAWAKLPEKDLLQEDMRKAIGNQIHKVTKIVRRSVSS; this is translated from the coding sequence ATGCAGCTGACGAGGCAGAAGCGCCCGCCAGAGGAGACCAACCGCGCGATGGCCTTTGATCCTAAGACGCTCAACGCGCTCGCGGTCAACCTGCACCACCGCCGCATTGGTGTGATCAACCGCTTCGGCGGTGACCGCCATCTGTTTTCTTTCGAGCAGAACTATATCGACGACGAGAACCGGCCTACGCTCAGTCTATCCTTCAAAGGTCAGGCCGGCGGGCTCGTTATCCCGACGCGCGCCGTCCATGCGCGGCTGCCGGTGTTCTTCTCCAATCTACTGCCGGAAGAACATTTCCGTGATTACCTCGCCGTGCGTGCGGGCGTGAAGCCACATCGCGAATTCTTCCTGCTGGCGGTGCTCGGTGCAGATCTTCCTGGTGGACTCAGGGTCGAGCCGATGGAACTGGCAGCGCAGGCTCCCCCACATAACGCGGAAGCGGCTCGTGCTGAACGCATGCCCGAAACGGCGCTACGCTTTTCGCTTGCCGGCGTGCAGTTGAAGTTCTCGGCAGTCATGGAAGCGTCTGGTGGCTTAACCATTCCAGCTGGCGGGACGGGCGGCTCATGGATTGTTAAGCTGCCGTCCGCCCGGTTCCCCGCCGTGCCTGAAAACGAATTCACGATGATGGCGCTCGCGCGGGCAGTCGGAATCGAAGTGCCGCGGACGGAACTCATCGATATCCGGGATATTCACGGTCTGCCAGCCGATACAGGGAGTATGCAGGGCAAGGCGCTGGCCGTGCAGCGCTTTGACCGCGGCACGAAGGGCAGCCAAACGATCCACATGGAGGATTTCGCGCAGGTGTTCGGGCTTTATCCCGAGGACAAATACCACCATCGAAGTTATGCCAACATCGCTGCCGTGCTGTGGGCCGAGACAGGCGAAGCCGGCACCTATGAGTTCTTTCGGCGACTCGTCCTTTCTGTATTGATCGGCAACGCGGATATGCACCTCAAGAATTGGTCGCTGTTGTATCCGGACCGGCGCACACCCGTCCTGTCGCCCGCCTACGACTTTGTCGCCACGCTTCCTTATCTTCCGAACGATGGTCTTGCGCTTTCCTTCGGTGGAAGCCGCAGCCTGAGTGAAATCACCACCGATCAGGTGCGCCGTTTTGCAGATGCTGCCCGGCTGCCCGCGAGCCCGCTGTGGCCGATGGTGACAGATATCGCTGACCGAGCGGTTGGTGCCTGGGCGAAACTCCCAGAAAAGGATCTGCTGCAGGAGGATATGCGTAAGGCCATCGGGAATCAGATCCACAAGGTGACGAAGATCGTTCGGAGATCAGTAAGTAGTTAG
- a CDS encoding cytochrome c: MKTLVVVLSLWIGSVAVPAQPAFSQDLSSQWQAPASAASRKNPLAGKPQLAAGGAKVFERNCSVCHGDAAGREAHKAPDLASAATQAQSDGALFWKITNGNLRTGMPGWSNIPEPQRWQLILYIRSLK; encoded by the coding sequence ATGAAGACCCTCGTGGTTGTGCTCTCGCTCTGGATTGGATCCGTCGCTGTACCGGCGCAACCAGCTTTCTCCCAGGACCTATCATCGCAGTGGCAAGCGCCGGCGAGCGCTGCCTCACGCAAGAACCCACTCGCCGGGAAGCCGCAGCTTGCCGCCGGTGGGGCAAAGGTGTTCGAGCGCAATTGTTCCGTGTGCCACGGAGATGCAGCGGGGCGTGAGGCGCACAAAGCTCCGGACCTCGCATCTGCGGCTACCCAGGCACAGTCCGACGGCGCCCTGTTCTGGAAGATAACGAATGGCAACCTCCGCACTGGTATGCCCGGGTGGAGCAACATCCCGGAGCCGCAGCGCTGGCAGCTCATCCTGTACATCCGTTCGCTCAAGTAA
- a CDS encoding ester cyclase, whose product MKTNEELFRVIIEDGFSKGNAAVLNEIAAPDFLEHQSGIVPPNAEGVKRAIATLHNAFPDFSLTVEELVSHGDTVWGRMTARGTQRGQIGPLFPTGKPMQITVIDIMRFREGKLVEHWGVADRLSMMEQLGMKPPPKFIMKLLSFWH is encoded by the coding sequence ATGAAGACAAACGAGGAACTCTTTCGAGTAATCATCGAAGACGGTTTCAGCAAGGGGAACGCTGCGGTCCTAAATGAAATTGCTGCGCCGGACTTCCTCGAGCACCAATCTGGCATCGTTCCACCCAATGCGGAGGGCGTAAAACGGGCCATTGCCACGCTTCACAACGCATTTCCGGACTTCTCGCTTACTGTTGAAGAACTAGTGAGTCACGGCGACACGGTGTGGGGACGCATGACCGCCCGGGGCACACAGCGGGGGCAGATCGGTCCGCTGTTCCCGACGGGAAAGCCCATGCAGATCACAGTCATCGACATCATGCGTTTTAGAGAGGGAAAACTCGTGGAGCATTGGGGTGTCGCGGATCGGCTTTCGATGATGGAGCAACTTGGTATGAAGCCCCCACCGAAGTTCATCATGAAGCTCCTTTCTTTTTGGCACTAA
- a CDS encoding methyltransferase domain-containing protein, with protein MAHKESGKAVSAATQEQSLRTTGIVLHSPVLYDFTVWLAFFGKERVFRDRVLNFARLAPGERVLDVGCGTGTLAIAAKRRVGPSGKVYGIDASPEMLARAEQKASKSGVEVLFRNGLAEALPFPDGHFDAVLSTVMLHHLPTSTRAKCAAELRRVLRPGGRVLVVDFEGFSEQKRTFLSHFHRPHGHVSRNDIVALLSKAGFNTIESGPVGVRDLQFVLAAAPSS; from the coding sequence ATGGCACATAAAGAATCAGGCAAGGCCGTATCCGCCGCTACACAAGAGCAATCGCTACGAACGACAGGAATCGTGTTGCATTCCCCCGTTCTTTATGACTTCACCGTCTGGCTTGCATTCTTTGGAAAAGAGCGAGTATTCCGCGATCGGGTGCTCAACTTTGCTCGCCTGGCTCCTGGCGAACGCGTTTTGGATGTGGGCTGCGGGACAGGAACGCTTGCGATTGCAGCCAAACGGCGCGTCGGCCCTTCCGGAAAGGTGTATGGAATTGATGCCTCTCCAGAGATGCTTGCCAGAGCAGAACAAAAGGCGAGCAAGTCCGGTGTGGAAGTTCTCTTTCGGAACGGCTTGGCGGAGGCGCTGCCTTTCCCCGACGGTCACTTCGACGCGGTCCTTAGTACCGTAATGCTCCATCATTTGCCGACAAGCACTCGGGCCAAATGCGCTGCTGAACTTCGAAGAGTTCTGAGGCCGGGAGGGCGAGTACTGGTGGTTGATTTCGAGGGATTCAGCGAACAAAAAAGAACCTTTCTCTCACATTTCCACCGTCCGCATGGGCACGTCAGCAGGAATGACATCGTCGCTCTGCTGAGTAAAGCCGGCTTTAATACGATCGAGAGTGGTCCGGTCGGAGTCCGCGATCTGCAATTCGTCCTCGCCGCAGCTCCTTCGTCATAG
- a CDS encoding TetR/AcrR family transcriptional regulator, translating to MRDALVALISEKPYDSIVVKEILDRANVGRSTFYMHFRDKDDLLLSGIQQMLGPLPEAGLSREKGTERILWFSLPVFEHHYRHAHAWGDRIGPRARAILHEHLRMVLADVIAGVTKKDFRIARTEARRVPPDLLSHYVAATFVLVLNWWLDKGMFLPPKEIDSLFRALTMPTLHALAK from the coding sequence TTGAGAGACGCACTTGTAGCCCTGATTTCCGAGAAGCCGTACGACTCGATCGTTGTTAAGGAGATTCTCGACCGCGCTAATGTCGGCAGATCCACCTTCTATATGCATTTCCGCGATAAAGACGATCTGCTTCTCAGCGGCATACAGCAAATGTTAGGCCCTCTACCAGAAGCAGGTCTGTCCCGTGAAAAAGGAACTGAGAGAATTCTCTGGTTCAGTCTCCCCGTTTTCGAGCACCACTACCGACATGCGCACGCATGGGGCGACAGAATAGGTCCCAGGGCGAGAGCCATCCTGCATGAACATCTTCGAATGGTGCTCGCGGATGTCATCGCCGGTGTGACGAAGAAAGACTTTCGTATCGCGCGGACAGAGGCACGCCGGGTTCCTCCGGATCTGCTTTCACACTACGTAGCGGCAACATTTGTTCTTGTCTTGAACTGGTGGTTGGATAAGGGAATGTTTTTGCCGCCCAAGGAAATCGACAGTCTCTTCCGCGCGCTCACAATGCCGACACTGCACGCTCTGGCGAAGTGA
- a CDS encoding PAS domain S-box protein has protein sequence MQRADTPSNEDYPRQFRRPGRRVTSIIVAAAVVMLLVLFRAKLQPLELPSLLLVVVFAALFVVIFFHTRFLLRARDQHVQSDERFQQMANNIQEIFWMIDAGTKRALYVNEAYETITGYSCQSLRENPLSYQDLIHPEDRVRVLAKLDEATGTGRFHERFRITCARGEIRWVSLQGFPVRDTGGKIARLVGTVQEITAQKQAEEQVARNLTLAESARAEAEALRKATLGLTQDLRMDYVLDALLESLAEIVPYACAGVFLVEADTRLFLAREKLHHQTGGEVSHYPFTLDAADLPLLHHVLAKPSSILLTDTSATKDWHRFTDHPDIRSWLCVPLVASQQALGVLSIGHSEIHRFTPEHLRRAQLLAIPAAAAIQNARLFECAEIYGAELEKRVEDLRRTQRALEYSEQNRRTSEDKFQKVFRSSPISFSITTLQDGRFLDVNAAFERRYGYCRAEVIGHTVHELGIWEDSSDRTRMVTQLQRGGPIRNVITRLRTKSGEIKLTAYSADRIDFEGQSCILAVSEDVPSFEPRRSN, from the coding sequence ATGCAAAGAGCGGACACTCCCAGCAACGAGGATTATCCCAGACAGTTCCGCCGCCCCGGCCGGCGAGTTACCTCGATCATCGTCGCAGCGGCAGTAGTTATGCTTCTCGTCCTATTTCGAGCCAAGCTCCAGCCTCTGGAATTGCCCTCCTTGTTGCTGGTTGTTGTATTTGCTGCCCTGTTCGTCGTGATCTTCTTCCATACCAGATTCCTGCTCCGGGCGCGGGATCAGCACGTCCAAAGTGACGAACGCTTCCAGCAGATGGCAAACAACATCCAGGAAATCTTCTGGATGATAGATGCAGGCACCAAAAGGGCACTTTACGTTAACGAGGCCTACGAGACGATCACTGGTTATTCATGCCAGTCTCTGCGCGAGAATCCTCTGTCCTACCAAGACCTGATCCATCCGGAAGACCGCGTGCGTGTTCTCGCCAAGCTCGACGAGGCAACCGGGACGGGACGCTTCCATGAACGGTTTCGTATTACCTGCGCCCGAGGTGAAATCCGCTGGGTTTCGCTGCAAGGCTTTCCGGTGCGGGATACCGGGGGCAAAATCGCACGCCTGGTCGGGACGGTGCAGGAGATTACGGCCCAGAAACAGGCCGAAGAGCAGGTAGCCAGAAATCTCACTTTGGCGGAATCCGCTCGGGCCGAAGCCGAAGCTTTGCGCAAGGCCACCCTGGGCCTGACCCAGGATCTGCGCATGGACTATGTTCTGGACGCCCTGCTCGAGTCTCTGGCGGAGATCGTTCCTTATGCATGCGCAGGGGTCTTTCTTGTCGAAGCTGACACGCGGCTTTTCCTGGCGCGCGAAAAGCTGCACCACCAAACGGGTGGAGAGGTTTCACATTATCCGTTCACTCTGGACGCGGCCGACCTTCCCCTGCTGCACCACGTCTTGGCTAAGCCGAGCAGCATTCTGCTAACCGACACCAGCGCAACGAAGGACTGGCACAGATTCACCGATCATCCCGATATCCGTTCATGGCTCTGTGTCCCGCTGGTCGCATCCCAGCAGGCCCTGGGGGTCCTCTCGATTGGTCACTCCGAAATCCATCGTTTTACCCCGGAACATCTTCGGCGGGCGCAACTGCTGGCGATTCCCGCTGCTGCCGCGATCCAGAATGCACGACTCTTTGAGTGCGCGGAAATCTATGGCGCCGAGCTCGAAAAGCGGGTGGAGGACCTGCGCCGGACGCAGAGAGCCCTTGAATACTCGGAGCAGAATCGCCGGACCTCAGAAGACAAATTCCAGAAAGTATTTCGTTCGAGTCCTATCTCGTTCTCCATAACGACGCTCCAGGATGGGCGGTTTCTCGACGTGAATGCCGCCTTCGAGCGTCGCTATGGCTACTGCCGCGCCGAGGTTATCGGCCACACCGTCCATGAACTTGGGATTTGGGAAGATTCGTCAGACCGGACGCGAATGGTGACCCAACTCCAGCGAGGCGGGCCGATCCGAAACGTGATCACGCGGCTTCGCACCAAGTCCGGGGAGATTAAGCTTACCGCCTATTCGGCGGATCGGATCGATTTTGAAGGGCAATCATGTATTCTTGCCGTTTCCGAAGATGTGCCTTCCTTCGAGCCGCGCCGGAGCAATTGA
- a CDS encoding VOC family protein: MAKKKIDPLNRKQYSAVSAALTVADIPAAVTFYQKTFGFAKRGIMNGPGGKPVHAELTLRGTTLMLGPENPATGSRSAKSLGASPATLYIYVENVDKVVEKAVKLGATRQGPVLDMFWGDRCGTVVDPDGYTWMVGTHKAEPTAKEMKKTMQEMMKQQATSGAAAD; encoded by the coding sequence ATGGCAAAGAAGAAGATTGATCCTCTCAACCGCAAACAGTACAGCGCCGTCTCCGCAGCCCTCACGGTAGCGGATATTCCGGCAGCGGTAACCTTCTATCAAAAGACTTTCGGGTTCGCGAAACGCGGCATCATGAACGGGCCAGGTGGAAAGCCAGTTCACGCCGAACTCACCTTGCGGGGTACAACCCTGATGCTGGGTCCGGAGAATCCTGCGACCGGAAGCCGAAGCGCAAAAAGCCTTGGCGCGTCTCCGGCAACCCTCTACATATACGTGGAGAATGTAGATAAGGTCGTCGAAAAAGCGGTGAAGCTCGGCGCAACCCGCCAGGGTCCTGTACTGGACATGTTCTGGGGCGACCGCTGCGGCACCGTGGTCGATCCGGACGGTTACACTTGGATGGTCGGTACCCACAAGGCGGAGCCGACGGCGAAAGAAATGAAGAAAACCATGCAGGAGATGATGAAGCAGCAGGCGACCAGCGGTGCTGCTGCGGATTGA
- the dinB gene encoding DNA polymerase IV, with amino-acid sequence MGIRKIIHVDMDAFYASVEQRDHPRLLGKPVIVAWKGKRSVVCAASYEARRFGVHSAMPAIQAQRVCPEAVMVPPDFTRYRAVSRAVRGILKRHTDLIEPLSLDEAYLDVTENKTGLATATLVARTIREQIRQELKLTASAGVASNKFLAKLASDWRKPDGLFVIQPEQIEAFLLPLPVGRLPGVGKVTEEKLALLGIKTVRELRGLELPALENLFGKYGVRLYELARGIDDHPVLPDRATQSISVEDTFDDDVPLSETESMIRSLAEKLWLVSRKEPRVARTVVLKLKTSEFKLLTRSYTPVAPPSSCEELTEIALKLRARVHLGARQRYRLVGVGLSNFREPAKPGTQPGLFP; translated from the coding sequence ATGGGAATCCGCAAGATCATCCACGTCGACATGGACGCCTTTTACGCTTCGGTCGAGCAGCGCGATCACCCGCGTTTGCTCGGCAAGCCAGTGATTGTGGCCTGGAAGGGTAAGCGTTCCGTCGTCTGCGCTGCTTCGTATGAAGCCCGTCGGTTCGGCGTACATTCGGCCATGCCGGCCATCCAGGCACAGCGGGTATGCCCGGAAGCCGTGATGGTGCCGCCGGATTTCACGCGCTATCGGGCGGTTTCGCGAGCGGTGCGCGGGATCTTGAAGCGGCACACAGATCTTATCGAGCCCCTGTCACTCGACGAGGCGTATCTGGACGTGACCGAGAACAAAACCGGCCTGGCGACGGCAACTCTGGTTGCACGAACGATTCGTGAACAAATCCGACAAGAGCTGAAGCTTACTGCCTCCGCCGGCGTAGCCTCGAACAAATTCCTGGCCAAACTCGCCTCGGACTGGCGCAAGCCGGACGGATTGTTCGTGATCCAGCCGGAACAAATCGAGGCCTTTCTGCTGCCGCTGCCGGTCGGGCGCCTGCCCGGAGTGGGCAAAGTCACCGAAGAGAAGCTGGCGTTACTCGGAATCAAGACGGTGCGCGAACTGCGAGGCCTAGAGCTCCCTGCCCTCGAAAATCTGTTTGGCAAGTATGGTGTCCGCCTGTACGAGCTGGCGCGTGGCATTGACGACCATCCGGTGCTTCCTGACCGGGCCACGCAATCGATTTCCGTCGAGGACACGTTCGACGATGACGTGCCGCTTTCGGAAACCGAGTCCATGATCCGCAGCCTGGCAGAGAAGCTCTGGCTTGTTTCGCGCAAAGAGCCGCGGGTCGCGCGCACCGTGGTCCTCAAGCTCAAAACAAGCGAGTTCAAGCTCCTTACGCGCAGTTACACGCCGGTTGCTCCCCCATCCTCTTGCGAAGAGCTGACCGAGATCGCGCTGAAGCTGCGGGCACGAGTGCACCTTGGCGCGCGGCAGCGCTATCGGCTAGTCGGTGTAGGTTTGAGCAACTTCCGCGAGCCGGCGAAGCCGGGCACTCAGCCGGGACTCTTCCCCTGA
- a CDS encoding DUF2200 domain-containing protein, whose amino-acid sequence MPFASVYPHYITKAEKKGRTKEEVHAIIYWLTGYDEATLQQQINNKVDLETFFGRAPRINPNVSKITGVICGHRVEEIEDTLMRQIRYLDKLVDELARGKAMDKILRK is encoded by the coding sequence ATGCCGTTCGCGAGCGTTTACCCACATTACATCACCAAGGCGGAGAAGAAAGGTCGTACCAAGGAGGAGGTACATGCCATCATCTACTGGCTCACGGGCTACGATGAAGCGACGCTGCAACAACAAATCAACAACAAGGTCGACCTCGAGACATTCTTCGGCCGGGCACCACGGATCAACCCGAACGTGTCCAAGATCACCGGCGTGATCTGCGGTCATCGCGTGGAGGAGATCGAGGATACGCTCATGCGACAAATCCGTTATCTGGACAAGCTGGTGGATGAACTGGCCAGGGGAAAGGCCATGGACAAGATCCTGAGGAAGTGA